A stretch of Coregonus clupeaformis isolate EN_2021a chromosome 37, ASM2061545v1, whole genome shotgun sequence DNA encodes these proteins:
- the LOC121553433 gene encoding co-chaperone protein p23-1 — translation MSFLSGILGNSADKYVDQAVDTAAKAAKVKVKTMLDSKKKESSGGTSGKEKVKPMVGGDDSKKESNGGSSGGIGGIGGIGGLDGNKGKEGGGIGSLVSGKDKTESSSGGGDKDLTDLLGDIAGDMSGEKDNK, via the exons ATGTCTTTCCTCTCAGGCATTTTGGGCAACTCAGCAGACAAATATGTGGACCAGGCAGTGGATACGGCAG CTAAAGCTGCCAAAGTGAAGGTGAAGACCATGCTTGATTCAAAGAAGAAGGAGTCCAGCGGGGGAACCAGTGGCAAAGAGAAGGTGAAGCCCATGGTTGGAGGAGATGATTCAAAGAAGGAGTCCAACGGGGGAAGCAGTGGAGGTATCGGAGGTATCGGAGGTATTGGAGGATTAGATGGCAACAAGGGCAAAGAGGGAGGAGGCATCGGAAGTCTCGTATCTGGCAAGGATAAGACAGAGTCAAGTAGCGGAGGAGGTGACAAAG ACCTGACAGACCTACTGGGAGACATTGCAGGAGATATGTCTGGCGAGAAAGATAACAAATAG